In Spirochaetota bacterium, a single window of DNA contains:
- a CDS encoding HlyD family efflux transporter periplasmic adaptor subunit, translating to MKNRKRAGVLAAACVIGAAALGAYLLSRPAEPETVSREAKPFTGDISVSIATTGTVQPRNRLEIKPAINGRIEEVLVSEGQAVRTGQVLVWMSSTERAALIDAARAQGGESTRYWEEAYKPIPVVSLINGTVIVRGVEPGATVSTTTAILVISDRLIVKADVDETDIGRVKTGQRAVIGLDAYPEVKVGARVDLISYESTVVNNVTMYKVEIIPDSVPEVFRSGMSANVSIVEKSRKKALLVPSEAIISDSEERFVTVKGRGKTPEKRAVTTGIADDKNTEILTGLTGDETLIIVTKKFTPASDAAQGKNPFQPERRKPR from the coding sequence ATGAAGAATAGAAAGCGCGCGGGCGTGCTCGCGGCGGCGTGCGTCATAGGGGCGGCCGCGCTCGGCGCGTACCTGCTGTCGCGCCCGGCGGAGCCCGAGACCGTGAGCCGGGAGGCGAAGCCGTTCACCGGCGACATCTCGGTATCCATCGCGACCACGGGCACGGTGCAGCCGCGCAACCGGCTGGAGATCAAGCCCGCGATCAACGGGCGGATAGAAGAGGTGCTGGTTTCCGAGGGGCAGGCCGTGAGAACCGGCCAGGTCCTGGTCTGGATGAGCTCGACCGAGCGGGCAGCGCTCATCGATGCCGCTCGCGCCCAGGGGGGCGAGTCCACGAGGTACTGGGAGGAGGCCTATAAGCCGATACCCGTCGTCTCGCTCATAAACGGCACCGTGATCGTGCGCGGCGTCGAACCGGGCGCGACGGTGAGCACCACGACCGCGATACTCGTGATCTCCGACCGCCTCATCGTCAAGGCCGACGTGGACGAGACCGATATCGGCCGCGTGAAGACGGGACAGCGCGCCGTCATAGGCCTCGACGCGTATCCCGAGGTCAAGGTGGGCGCCCGGGTGGACCTCATCTCGTACGAATCGACAGTCGTGAACAACGTGACCATGTACAAGGTCGAAATCATCCCCGATTCCGTGCCGGAGGTGTTCCGCTCCGGCATGAGCGCGAACGTGAGCATCGTCGAGAAGTCCAGGAAGAAGGCTCTCCTTGTCCCCAGCGAGGCGATAATCTCGGACAGCGAGGAGCGCTTCGTGACGGTGAAGGGAAGGGGAAAAACGCCGGAGAAGCGTGCCGTGACGACCGGCATCGCGGACGACAAGAATACGGAAATCCTCACGGGCCTGACCGGGGACGAGACGCTCATCATCGTCACGAAAAAGTTCACCCCCGCCTCCGATGCCGCGCAGGGGAAAAATCCGTTCCAGCCCGAAAGACGGAAACCCCGTTAG
- a CDS encoding SMC family ATPase: protein MILRALALRNFKQYRELDLEFREGLIGIIGRNGAGKSSIFEAVLLALYGEIPFVKGHLRTSGAGDREPVSVALEFEVSGKRHAVRREFRGKALAPGAELRGPGDALVATGQKEVTAAVERLVGMGFEAFTRSIFSGQKELGAISSVTGAERRMLVRRMVGMDRVDAVQKLVRDERNDLKKRIEGQEALLIGKEERARKEEELKGLGEESRAVKASHAKLVKALAAAQEAYESAKARFTEQQDLERAYNEARTGLVEKEAGLQGTNKSLAEAAERQAELEQCARELEGLSEPEAAWVRAKGEKERLDAQSARHAELLGLRAQIDENGKDAAGLSAELVIESQFVEAHRGLDAQRAEAERALKSADKAIDSCGEEEKALKAETGRIGGLIRERTERMDQIRTLGRDSECPTCLRPLKDAYESTLAKFEAEIAHYQNEELNVCTENLAKIKAKSLLLAEERKKAGDAVRKLDALAEQKGAREKNAARIRKSLADKNRGMEDLRGRIEALGEIAYDAKAHEAAKREFASLEKSHERYIRLAEKVKEIPTLVKKIAVMEKERAGIQNEVSARRKKMEEIPYAEKDFRDAEQAQREAEKARDEARSDADVLKETLHALDKKLSVLKGELDENAARMQTVEKSRVEREMLDRLDALMDGFKAAVLDRVRPFIAGRASRLFAELTAGRYESITVDDDFGFHIMDDGAYFPIERFSGGEVDLANLCLRIAISRAVSELAGGASMGFLGFDEIFGSQDGERRREILSAFHRLKEKYRQIFVISHIEEIKEEFPCIMEITRAPGGANVRWLGDG, encoded by the coding sequence ATGATACTGCGCGCGCTCGCGCTTCGCAACTTCAAACAGTACCGCGAACTGGACCTTGAGTTCCGGGAGGGGCTCATTGGCATAATAGGCCGCAACGGGGCGGGGAAATCCAGCATCTTCGAGGCGGTGCTGCTCGCGCTCTACGGCGAGATACCCTTCGTGAAGGGGCACCTGCGCACGAGCGGGGCGGGCGACAGGGAGCCGGTGAGCGTCGCGCTCGAGTTCGAGGTTTCCGGGAAGCGCCACGCGGTGAGGCGCGAATTCCGGGGCAAGGCGCTCGCGCCCGGCGCGGAGCTGCGCGGGCCGGGCGATGCGCTCGTCGCGACCGGGCAGAAGGAGGTGACCGCGGCGGTGGAGCGCCTGGTGGGGATGGGGTTCGAGGCCTTCACACGCTCCATCTTCTCCGGGCAGAAGGAGCTCGGGGCGATCTCCTCGGTGACGGGCGCGGAGCGGCGCATGCTGGTGCGCAGGATGGTGGGGATGGACCGCGTCGATGCGGTGCAGAAGCTCGTGCGGGACGAGCGCAACGATCTGAAGAAAAGGATAGAGGGGCAGGAGGCGCTCCTGATCGGGAAAGAGGAGCGCGCGCGGAAAGAGGAGGAGCTGAAAGGCCTGGGGGAAGAATCCAGGGCCGTAAAGGCCTCCCATGCGAAACTGGTAAAGGCGCTCGCCGCGGCGCAGGAAGCCTACGAGTCGGCGAAGGCGCGCTTCACGGAGCAGCAGGACCTGGAACGCGCCTACAACGAGGCGAGGACGGGGCTCGTGGAGAAAGAGGCCGGGCTCCAGGGAACGAACAAGTCCCTTGCGGAAGCGGCCGAGAGGCAGGCGGAGCTGGAGCAGTGCGCCCGGGAGCTGGAAGGCCTCTCCGAGCCGGAAGCCGCATGGGTGCGGGCGAAGGGGGAAAAGGAGAGACTGGATGCGCAGAGCGCGCGGCACGCCGAGCTCCTGGGACTGCGCGCGCAGATTGACGAGAACGGGAAGGACGCCGCGGGCCTTTCCGCCGAGCTCGTTATCGAGTCCCAATTTGTCGAGGCGCACCGTGGCCTGGACGCGCAGCGCGCGGAGGCGGAGCGTGCACTCAAGTCTGCCGATAAGGCGATCGATTCGTGCGGTGAGGAAGAGAAGGCGCTCAAGGCGGAAACCGGACGCATCGGCGGGCTCATCCGGGAGCGCACGGAGCGCATGGACCAGATACGAACGCTGGGACGGGATTCCGAATGTCCCACGTGCCTGCGCCCCCTGAAAGACGCGTACGAATCCACGCTCGCGAAATTCGAGGCGGAGATCGCGCATTATCAGAATGAAGAGCTTAACGTATGCACGGAAAACCTTGCGAAGATTAAGGCGAAAAGCCTACTGCTCGCGGAAGAGAGAAAGAAGGCCGGGGACGCGGTCAGGAAGCTCGACGCGCTCGCGGAGCAGAAAGGCGCGCGGGAGAAGAACGCCGCGAGGATCAGGAAGTCCCTCGCCGACAAGAACCGGGGAATGGAGGACCTGCGCGGGAGGATTGAAGCGCTCGGCGAGATCGCCTACGACGCGAAGGCGCATGAGGCGGCGAAGCGTGAATTCGCGTCGCTCGAGAAATCGCACGAACGCTACATCCGCCTTGCCGAGAAAGTAAAAGAGATTCCCACGCTGGTGAAAAAGATCGCGGTAATGGAGAAGGAGCGCGCAGGCATTCAAAACGAAGTGAGCGCCCGGCGGAAAAAAATGGAAGAGATCCCATACGCCGAAAAGGATTTCCGCGACGCCGAGCAGGCCCAGCGCGAGGCGGAGAAAGCCCGCGACGAGGCGCGCAGTGACGCCGACGTCTTGAAGGAGACCCTGCACGCGTTGGACAAAAAACTGTCCGTGCTGAAGGGGGAACTGGATGAAAACGCCGCGCGCATGCAGACCGTGGAGAAGTCGCGCGTCGAGCGGGAAATGCTCGATCGCCTGGATGCGCTCATGGACGGATTCAAGGCTGCGGTGCTGGACCGCGTGCGCCCCTTCATCGCCGGGCGCGCGAGCCGCCTTTTCGCGGAGCTCACCGCGGGAAGGTACGAGTCCATTACGGTGGACGACGATTTCGGCTTTCACATCATGGACGACGGCGCGTACTTTCCCATCGAGCGCTTTTCCGGCGGCGAGGTGGACCTCGCGAACCTGTGCCTGCGCATCGCCATCAGCCGCGCCGTGAGCGAGCTCGCGGGCGGGGCGTCCATGGGATTCCTGGGTTTCGACGAGATATTCGGCAGCCAGGACGGGGAGCGCCGCCGCGAGATACTCTCGGCCTTTCACCGGCTCAAGGAGAAGTACCGCCAGATTTTCGTCATCTCCCATATCGAAGAAATAAAGGAAGAGTTCCCCTGCATCATGGAGATCACGCGCGCGCCCGGGGGCGCGAACGTGAGATGGCTGGGGGACGGGTAA
- a CDS encoding exonuclease SbcCD subunit D has product MTVTLLHLSDTHLGYSELDRVNAAGVNCREADFYDAFNRVIDAALDLRPDAVIHTGDFFHRPSPANRPMIEGLAGLRRLSDAGIPAVIIAGNHSTPRTVYTSPILKAFQAIPGVHPIFEQRYERVELDCGVFHGVPHVNDELAYREELEKIEPDPGKTNVLMLHTSVGKGYLMEEYGERVLDGDQMVRLDAFDYTALGHWHGFQRVKGLKRAYYCGSTERLSDREAGSEKGFALVKTGSALSVEFRPLPVRPWIRYDIAGCGEKSVDRIRKEISECAGGAHEGAVVSLYLLDLKPEQGAGIPNAWIAGRFPGALAVQVRRAYRGPDARQGGGDAAVESLEDMFADYLARTMKDEAERARFARLAAKYFSMDERGG; this is encoded by the coding sequence GTGACCGTCACCCTGCTGCACCTGTCGGATACGCACCTGGGCTACAGCGAGCTCGATCGTGTGAACGCCGCGGGCGTGAACTGCCGCGAGGCCGATTTCTACGACGCGTTCAACCGCGTGATCGACGCCGCCCTCGACCTTCGCCCCGACGCCGTGATCCACACGGGAGACTTCTTCCACAGGCCATCGCCGGCCAATCGTCCCATGATCGAGGGCCTCGCGGGGCTCAGGAGGCTTTCGGACGCGGGCATACCCGCGGTGATAATCGCCGGGAACCACTCGACGCCCCGGACCGTCTACACGAGCCCCATACTCAAGGCGTTCCAGGCGATCCCCGGTGTGCACCCCATATTTGAACAGCGCTACGAGCGCGTCGAGCTGGACTGCGGCGTCTTCCACGGCGTACCGCACGTAAACGACGAGCTTGCCTACCGCGAGGAGCTCGAAAAGATTGAGCCGGATCCGGGGAAGACGAACGTGCTCATGCTGCATACCTCGGTGGGAAAGGGATACCTCATGGAGGAATATGGCGAGCGCGTGCTTGACGGCGACCAGATGGTGCGCCTGGACGCATTCGACTACACCGCACTGGGGCACTGGCACGGATTCCAGCGTGTAAAGGGACTTAAGCGCGCGTATTACTGCGGGTCCACCGAACGCCTGAGCGACCGGGAAGCGGGATCCGAAAAAGGTTTCGCGCTGGTGAAAACGGGCAGTGCCCTCTCGGTTGAATTCCGGCCCCTGCCTGTTCGCCCCTGGATTCGTTACGACATCGCGGGCTGTGGGGAAAAAAGCGTCGACCGGATCAGGAAAGAAATTTCCGAATGCGCGGGAGGGGCGCATGAGGGGGCCGTAGTGAGCCTCTACCTGCTCGACCTGAAGCCGGAACAGGGCGCGGGCATCCCCAACGCGTGGATCGCCGGGCGCTTTCCCGGTGCGCTCGCCGTGCAGGTTCGCAGGGCGTACCGGGGGCCGGACGCCCGCCAGGGCGGCGGGGACGCCGCCGTGGAGAGCCTGGAGGACATGTTCGCCGATTACCTTGCGCGCACCATGAAGGACGAGGCGGAGCGCGCGCGCTTCGCGCGTCTCGCCGCGAAATATTTCAGCATGGACGAACGCGGGGGCTAG
- a CDS encoding TolC family protein: MKSIGTLIIVLLSAVLPVASGAGEEALTWRKCVEIAAANNPDVRASHEKIMQGRAGVGTARSVLLPRVEADASVSTGKTETSTLGGQEGRTNSYSYGVTAKQLVFDGMKSVYDLKAAGKSLESAEYDYLVTSSNVRLDLRSAFVQLLRAQESIDLYAQILARRKQNLTLVKMRYEAGREHRGSLLTAEASLARAQADSAQAARGLVLARQGLAKVLGLAVSGPLAVTGSLTAAPAVSDQPDFEALVRDNPVLQKMMAQRELAVLNVESAKAEYFPTVYGFLSADRSGTSRPSSATEWSAGVQMALPLFEGGATYHGVRGKEAALRQASEDARSTRGAVLFTMQEKWVNYRNAIEDAGVQQKFLRAAEERAKIAESQYSIGLIQFDNWVIIEDNLVQLKKSYLDAGAQALVAEAEWVQSRGETLSYEE; this comes from the coding sequence ATGAAGAGTATCGGCACCCTGATCATCGTGCTCCTGTCGGCCGTCCTGCCTGTGGCGTCGGGCGCCGGCGAGGAAGCGCTCACGTGGAGAAAATGCGTCGAGATAGCGGCCGCGAACAACCCGGACGTGCGTGCCTCGCATGAAAAAATAATGCAGGGACGCGCCGGTGTGGGCACCGCCCGGAGCGTGCTCCTTCCCCGTGTGGAGGCCGATGCGAGCGTATCCACGGGGAAGACCGAGACGAGCACCCTCGGGGGGCAGGAGGGCAGGACCAATTCGTACAGCTACGGCGTCACCGCGAAGCAGCTCGTCTTTGACGGGATGAAATCCGTGTACGATCTCAAGGCGGCGGGAAAAAGCCTCGAGAGCGCCGAGTACGACTACCTCGTGACGTCGTCCAACGTGCGCCTGGATCTCCGGAGCGCCTTCGTCCAGCTCCTGCGCGCCCAGGAATCCATAGACCTTTACGCGCAGATACTCGCGCGCCGAAAGCAGAATCTCACGCTCGTGAAGATGCGCTACGAGGCGGGACGCGAGCACCGGGGCTCGCTGCTCACCGCGGAGGCGAGCCTTGCGCGGGCCCAGGCGGATTCGGCGCAGGCCGCCCGGGGGCTCGTCCTCGCCCGGCAGGGACTCGCAAAGGTGCTGGGACTCGCCGTATCGGGGCCGCTTGCGGTCACGGGCTCCCTTACCGCGGCACCGGCCGTATCGGACCAGCCGGATTTCGAGGCCCTGGTGCGGGACAACCCCGTGCTGCAAAAGATGATGGCGCAGAGAGAGCTCGCGGTGCTGAATGTTGAATCGGCGAAAGCGGAATACTTTCCCACCGTGTACGGATTCCTGAGCGCCGACCGTTCGGGGACCAGCAGGCCCTCGTCGGCCACCGAGTGGTCGGCGGGGGTGCAGATGGCGCTCCCGCTGTTCGAGGGGGGCGCGACCTACCACGGGGTACGCGGGAAGGAAGCGGCACTGCGCCAGGCGAGCGAGGACGCGCGGAGCACGCGCGGCGCGGTCCTTTTCACGATGCAGGAGAAATGGGTGAACTACCGCAACGCCATAGAGGACGCCGGGGTGCAACAGAAATTCCTGCGTGCGGCCGAGGAGCGCGCGAAGATCGCGGAGTCGCAGTATTCCATAGGGCTCATCCAGTTCGACAACTGGGTGATCATCGAGGACAATCTGGTGCAGCTTAAGAAGAGTTACCTGGACGCGGGGGCGCAGGCGCTCGTCGCGGAGGCCGAATGGGTCCAGTCCAGGGGGGAGACATTGAGCTATGAAGAATAG
- a CDS encoding ATP-binding cassette domain-containing protein codes for MIELKNISKTYHTGKVEVRALRGITLGIARGEFVAIMGASGSGKSTLLSILGFLDKPDSGGYRFMGRDVTGLSDDELSALRNRVAGFVFQQFHLLPRMTALGNAELPLVYAGKRHLKESAERTIAAVGLAHRADHYPSEMSGGEQQRVAIARSMVNDPLIIFADEPTGNLDSASEGEIMGILARLHEEGRTIIMVTHNDEVARYAQRVIRFRDGVVISDTRRAGKGKGRPARGNVDEGPAAGHKRFARAEFLDYLKQALDSIITHKLRSLLSMLGILIGVAAVISMLALGAGASESITKSLSALGSNLLTVMPGAFRQGGVALEAGTVTRFTLQDVKSLAQLPEARRASPAVQGRVQLVAAGKNWNSMVQGVGVEYESMRAASPVAGRFFTEEELRSRKKVALVGSTVIKNLFEGADPIGQAMKINRVNFTIIGILPPRGASFFRDQDDLVIVPVTTGMYRLLGKEYVDSIDVEVRDGVDMDTATEALRDHIIKTRHLAAEKEDSFQIRDMTQIREALSSTTRTMSFLLGAVAAISLLVGGIGIMNIMLVSVKERTREIGLRKAIGARGRDVLVQFLIESALMSLAGGVAGIVTGVAVSVLLSGMAGWAVKVTPYSVVLSSVFSMMVGVCFGLWPAVIASRLNPIEALRYE; via the coding sequence ATGATCGAACTGAAAAACATTTCCAAGACCTACCACACCGGCAAGGTCGAGGTGCGCGCGTTGCGCGGCATCACGCTCGGGATCGCGCGGGGCGAGTTCGTCGCGATCATGGGCGCGTCCGGGTCGGGGAAGTCGACGCTGCTTTCCATCCTGGGCTTCCTGGACAAGCCCGACTCGGGCGGATACCGCTTCATGGGAAGGGACGTCACGGGCCTGTCCGACGACGAGCTCTCGGCGCTGCGAAACCGCGTCGCGGGCTTTGTCTTCCAGCAGTTCCACCTGCTCCCCCGCATGACGGCGCTCGGTAACGCAGAGCTTCCCCTGGTCTACGCCGGAAAGCGCCACCTGAAAGAGTCGGCCGAGCGCACAATCGCGGCCGTGGGCCTCGCGCACCGCGCGGACCATTACCCTTCCGAAATGTCCGGGGGCGAGCAGCAGCGTGTGGCGATCGCGCGCTCCATGGTGAACGACCCGCTCATTATCTTCGCGGACGAACCCACGGGCAACCTCGATTCCGCGAGCGAGGGCGAGATCATGGGCATCCTCGCGCGCCTGCACGAGGAGGGAAGGACCATCATCATGGTCACCCACAACGACGAGGTCGCGCGGTACGCCCAGCGCGTCATCCGGTTCCGCGACGGGGTGGTGATCTCGGATACGCGGCGCGCGGGGAAGGGAAAGGGCCGGCCTGCCCGGGGCAACGTGGACGAAGGCCCTGCGGCCGGCCACAAGCGCTTCGCGCGGGCCGAGTTCCTGGACTACCTGAAGCAGGCGCTGGATTCCATAATTACCCACAAGCTGCGTTCGCTTCTTTCCATGCTGGGAATCCTGATAGGCGTCGCGGCGGTCATTTCCATGCTTGCGCTGGGCGCCGGGGCAAGCGAGTCAATAACGAAAAGCCTTTCCGCGCTCGGTTCCAACCTGCTCACCGTCATGCCCGGCGCGTTCCGCCAGGGGGGCGTCGCGCTGGAGGCGGGCACCGTGACGCGCTTCACGCTCCAGGATGTGAAGTCCCTCGCCCAGCTTCCCGAGGCGAGGCGCGCCTCGCCCGCCGTGCAGGGGAGGGTACAGCTGGTCGCCGCCGGGAAAAACTGGAATTCCATGGTCCAGGGCGTGGGGGTGGAATATGAATCCATGAGGGCCGCGTCGCCGGTGGCGGGGAGGTTTTTCACGGAGGAAGAGCTGCGCAGCAGGAAGAAGGTGGCGCTCGTGGGCTCGACGGTCATAAAGAATCTTTTCGAGGGGGCGGACCCGATCGGCCAGGCGATGAAAATAAACCGGGTCAATTTTACGATCATCGGGATCCTTCCGCCGCGCGGCGCGTCGTTCTTCAGGGACCAGGATGACCTCGTGATCGTCCCCGTCACCACGGGCATGTACCGGCTCCTGGGCAAGGAGTACGTCGATTCGATCGACGTGGAGGTGCGCGACGGGGTCGATATGGACACGGCGACGGAGGCGCTCCGCGATCATATCATAAAGACGCGCCACCTCGCCGCGGAGAAGGAGGATTCGTTCCAGATCCGCGACATGACCCAGATCCGCGAGGCGCTCTCGAGCACCACGCGCACGATGAGCTTTCTCCTGGGCGCGGTCGCCGCGATCTCGCTCCTCGTGGGCGGGATCGGGATCATGAACATCATGCTCGTATCGGTCAAGGAGCGGACCAGGGAGATCGGTCTCAGGAAGGCGATCGGTGCGCGGGGGCGGGACGTGCTCGTGCAGTTCCTGATCGAATCGGCGCTCATGTCGCTCGCGGGCGGCGTCGCGGGAATCGTCACCGGGGTCGCGGTCTCCGTGCTCCTCTCGGGGATGGCGGGCTGGGCGGTAAAGGTGACGCCCTACTCGGTCGTCCTCTCGTCGGTCTTCTCGATGATGGTGGGCGTGTGCTTCGGACTGTGGCCCGCCGTGATCGCCTCGCGCCTGAATCCCATAGAGGCGCTCAGGTACGAATGA
- a CDS encoding bifunctional metallophosphatase/5'-nucleotidase → MRFCKASRLLLIVSAALALAGASVMAGCGGAGDSSSGAGESITVLSTNDRHSQYLDTPYNPANPAELSAGSRGGLARVATIFSDARAANGDVLVVDAGDFSDGTAFIAAEDGAADLNILTALGYDAACIGNHEMSLGPAGLAQMINNAEKDAQGKMVPLLCANIHFSATDATDDTLEALYGNEGDPGKYVFPWIVRTLPSGKKVGLFGLMGGNVFMPDAMPCTFPVVYTDVQAIVDTLRTTQGVDAVICVAHAGFSAPGGVASGELATLAKNVSGIDLIAAGHSHSQATAMVACEVSGANWKTAIMEADDGAKYVGEAKLRPEKDGTDSSRADLDILAVDDTVAGDAGIAARIAGLITDVETDYLTEFSTLASGGLFDVLAHASFTYGQLNGMYMVSDAMRSVSGAGVALVTPGADTAWARPDANGDITVYGAYASMSHSMGRDGLHGGALYKVNFLAAEIQGILELGTCNMGQASPDLFVVPSGIRIVCDTTDLRAGTGPGYIIKMYIVSADEGTETLVFDRSDPAGFPYGGWKSAPGTTAVAGDPYQMLSVSTTLITLVGLKYVSDSDGPGGDINLWPRTAAGSPVEWTAISQLDTFRVTSGGDEVKAWYAVAQYISGLGGTLPARYDDTYTDGSTGNPVGPAWRRVWDLAEHAAP, encoded by the coding sequence ATGCGGTTTTGCAAGGCTTCGAGGTTATTACTTATAGTATCGGCGGCGCTCGCGCTTGCGGGGGCGTCCGTCATGGCGGGATGCGGGGGAGCGGGGGACTCGTCCTCCGGGGCCGGGGAATCGATCACGGTGCTCTCCACCAATGACCGTCATTCGCAGTACCTGGACACACCCTATAATCCCGCGAATCCCGCGGAGCTAAGCGCGGGCTCGCGCGGCGGACTCGCGCGGGTCGCGACGATATTCAGCGACGCGCGCGCGGCGAACGGCGACGTGCTTGTCGTGGACGCGGGCGATTTCAGCGACGGGACCGCGTTTATCGCGGCGGAGGACGGGGCCGCGGACCTGAATATTCTCACCGCGCTCGGCTACGACGCGGCCTGTATCGGCAACCACGAGATGTCGCTGGGACCCGCGGGGCTGGCGCAGATGATCAACAACGCGGAGAAGGACGCCCAGGGTAAAATGGTGCCGCTCCTGTGCGCGAACATCCATTTCAGCGCGACGGACGCGACCGACGACACGCTCGAGGCCCTTTACGGGAACGAGGGCGACCCCGGGAAATACGTGTTTCCCTGGATCGTGCGTACGCTTCCCTCCGGGAAGAAGGTGGGACTGTTCGGTCTCATGGGCGGGAATGTCTTCATGCCCGACGCGATGCCCTGCACCTTCCCGGTCGTCTACACGGACGTTCAGGCGATCGTCGATACGCTGCGTACGACGCAGGGCGTGGACGCGGTGATCTGCGTCGCCCACGCGGGTTTTAGCGCGCCCGGCGGGGTCGCGAGCGGCGAGCTCGCCACGCTCGCGAAGAACGTCTCGGGCATCGACCTGATCGCCGCGGGGCATTCTCACAGCCAGGCGACGGCAATGGTTGCCTGTGAGGTTTCGGGAGCGAACTGGAAGACCGCCATCATGGAGGCGGATGACGGCGCGAAGTACGTGGGCGAGGCGAAGCTTCGCCCGGAAAAGGACGGCACGGATTCATCCAGGGCAGACCTGGACATACTGGCGGTGGACGACACGGTCGCCGGGGACGCGGGAATCGCGGCGCGCATCGCCGGTCTTATCACGGACGTTGAAACGGATTACCTCACGGAGTTTTCCACACTCGCGAGCGGGGGGCTTTTTGACGTTCTCGCGCACGCTTCCTTCACCTACGGCCAGCTTAACGGAATGTACATGGTGAGCGACGCGATGCGATCAGTGTCGGGCGCGGGCGTCGCCCTGGTCACGCCGGGCGCGGATACCGCCTGGGCGAGGCCGGACGCGAACGGCGACATCACGGTGTACGGCGCCTACGCGTCCATGTCGCACAGTATGGGACGGGACGGGCTCCACGGAGGGGCGCTCTATAAGGTAAATTTCCTCGCCGCGGAGATTCAGGGAATACTTGAGCTGGGAACCTGCAACATGGGGCAGGCGAGCCCCGATCTCTTCGTCGTCCCCTCCGGGATCAGGATCGTCTGCGATACTACGGACCTCCGGGCGGGCACGGGTCCCGGGTATATCATAAAAATGTACATCGTATCCGCGGACGAGGGGACCGAGACGCTCGTCTTCGATCGGAGTGACCCGGCGGGCTTCCCCTACGGGGGATGGAAATCCGCACCCGGCACCACGGCGGTCGCGGGCGATCCCTACCAGATGCTTTCGGTGAGCACGACACTGATCACGCTCGTGGGCCTCAAGTACGTGTCCGATTCGGACGGTCCCGGCGGGGATATCAACCTGTGGCCGCGCACGGCAGCTGGCTCACCGGTGGAATGGACGGCTATTTCCCAGCTCGACACATTCAGGGTCACGAGCGGCGGGGACGAGGTGAAGGCCTGGTACGCGGTCGCGCAGTATATCAGCGGCCTTGGGGGGACGCTGCCGGCGCGTTACGACGACACCTATACGGATGGAAGCACGGGGAACCCGGTGGGTCCCGCCTGGCGACGGGTGTGGGACCTCGCGGAGCATGCGGCGCCGTAA